AGCAGCAGTTATTGCGAATGAAATAGAAGTGATTACTGAAGTTGTTTACCATTGGCGTGTTAGAGAGAATGAAAATAAACCTTCTATTACACAGCAGCAAATGAAACTAAAGAATACATTGGATAGGCTGGATGCTTTATCGTACAACAGACAATGGTTAATAACATCAGGTAGAGAAAAACGACTTATTGAAGAAAATGATTTGAAAAGTTTATTGGATGTTTTAAGACTTCATGTTAATAAGTATTCCTTAATTAAGAAGGAAGAAATGGAGGAATGGAAAGAAAGTGTCATTTCATTTTTAAAACAAATACCTTTAAACATTGTCGGAAAATTACCCGAGAAAGAAAAAGAATTATATAAGTTGTTAATGAATCGGAATTACTTGGATCTTATGCTGTTTTCTCAAATGTTAACGAACACCGAAAAAAATCCCATTGTTATTCAGAGGAAAAAAAGTTTCGTTCTTAAAGCAAAAGATAATACATACGAGGTGACTCATTACTTAAAACCAACTATGGTTGTAAGAAAAGTTGAACAGTTAAATTCGGAATGGAAGTTAAGTGGTGACTTAATTATACCTAAAGCTTCCTATAAAACTGATGGGAAGATTTTTATCATTAGTAGAAAAGAAAAAGATGTTATCTATTCAGGAAATGTAAACTTAAATCCCGTAACTGAAAATTCCTGTTATCCATATGAAAAGTTATTATTTCAAGTTAATTTAGATACAAAAGTATTTTTAAAATATAAAAACGATTATATCTTTGATTTCTATTTTCATTTAGAAGAATATCCAAGTTATGGTTCCGCACGGGTTAGGCTTGGGTCAAACACTAAATCCAAATTCAATATTAAGAATAGAAATAGAGCCATTTCTTTATATCGCACAAATTTTGGAAACTTGAGTATTAGGATTCAAAAATACCATGCGGTTAAACTCTTTTTAAAAAAATGTCTATCTTTTATTAAAAAATAAAAATTCTAAATATACTTTGTCAAAAATACATTTTGTAACTTGTAAATTCCCAAAAAATATATATAGTAATAAAAGGTAAGAATATTGAAGGAGGATTTATATGAAAAAAATAACCATAATTTTAATTACATTATTAATATTTAATTTAGCATTTCCTTCTCACTTATTAGCAGATAATAGTGCGAATGTTAGTGAAGTGGAATTTGAGGATTCAAATTATGACCTAGATAGTGATATAGAGAATGAATCGGAGGAAAGTCAGGAAGAAATAGAGGGGCAAACAGAAAATCTAGAGCAGGGAACGGAACCACAGACTGGTCTAAAAGAAGAGCAGGAAATAGAGCAGAATGTAAATCCGGAAACAGATTCGGAAAGTACCATTCATGAAACAGTGACAGAAACAGATAAGGAAACAGATAAGGAAAAAGATAAAGAAACGGATAATGAAATAGAGAAATCTGATGATGCGGAAATCAAAACTAACACAGAAAACAAGAGTTCTTTGAAGAGAAGTGTGCAAGTACATAATATACAAGCACTAAAAGAAACGGTAACTAGTAAACTGGGCCGTATTCAAACTATTAATGCTAAAATCTATAAAACTATAGGTCAGGAAGATACTAGTATTACGGCTGGTTCAACGTATACTAATAAAGTTTTTTATATTAAGAAGCAAGCTGAGGCAAATGGTCAAAATTATTATCTAATCAGTACTTTAGCCAGTAGCACAAACGGTGTTATTGGATGGGTGAAGGCGACGGATATGTGGGCACAAAATCACGTGGCTGTAGATCATGAACAAAAGACCTTCTATTTAAAAGGTACAGGGTGGTCATACACAGATGCCTGGGGCGCTTCTCAGGATGTAATATATAGCAATCTTTCTCAATACCGTAATCAGGAATTTAAGGTTAACCTAACGGAAAAGGTAGGGGACGCCATTTGGTATCGTGGCACTTTAAGCGGTAAATCAATGTGGATACAAGCTTATAATGTAAAAACATCATATGAAACTGAAACTAGTAAACTAGGTCATATACAAAGTGCTAATGCCAAAATTTATAAGAATATAGGTGAGGATTCTACTAGTATTAACGCAGGCTCGACCTATACGAATAAAGTTTTTTATATTAAGAAAGAAGTAGAGGTAAATGGCCAACACTATTATTTAATCAGTACAGTAGCTAGCAGTACGAATGGCGTTATTGGCTGGGTGAAAGCAACGGATATGTGGGCCCAAAATCATGTTGCTGTAGATCATGAACAAAAGACCTTTTATTTAAAAGGAACCGGCTGGTCATATACAGATGCGTGGGGAGCTTCTCAGAATGTGATTTATAACAATCTTTCCTCCTATATAAATCAGGAGTTTAAAGTTAACCTAACGGAAAAAGTAGGCGATGCCATTTGGTACCGTGGTATTTTAAATGGAAGAACAATGTGGATACAAGCATATAATGTACAAGTTCCAAAAGAAACTGAAACTAGTAAACTAGGGCACATTCAAAGTACCAATGCAAAAATTTATAACACTATAGGCGAGGATTCTACTAGTGTCACAGCCGGCTCAACATATACAAATAAAGTGTTTTATATTAAGAAACAAGCAGAGGTAAATGGCCAACACTATTATTTAATCAGTACAGTGGCTAGCAGTACGAACGGTGTTATTGGATGGGTGAAGGCAACGGATATGTGGGCCCAAAATCATGTGGCTGTAGATCATGAACAAAAAACCTTTTATTTAAAAGGAACCGGCTGGTCATACACAGATGCTTGGGGAGCTTTCCAGAACGTCATTTATAACAATCTATCAACTTATAGAAATCAGGAATTTAAGGTTAACCTAACCGAAAAAGTTGGAGATGCTATTTGGTATCGTGGTATTTTAAATGGTAAATCAATGTGGATACAAGCATATAATGTACAATCAACAGTAGAAACTGAAACTAGTAAACTAGGTCATATTCAAAGTGAGAATGCCAAGATTTATAAAAATGTTGGGGAGGATTCTACAAGTATCACTGCTGGCTCAACATATACGAATAAAGTGTTTTATATTAAGAAACAAGCTGAGTTAAACGGAGTAACTTATTATTTGATTAGCACATTAGCAAGCAGCACGAACGGCGTTATTGGATGGGTGAAAGCAACTGATATGTGGGCGCAAGATCACGTGGCTGTAAACCATGAACAAAAGACCTTCTATTTAAAAGGGACGGGCTGGTCATATACAGATGCATGGGGTGCCTCTCAGAATGTTATTTATAACAATCTTTATCAATACAGTAACCAGGAATTTAAGGTTAACCTAACGGAAAAAGTTGGAGATGCCATATGGTACCGTGGTACTTTAAATGGTAAATCAATGTGGATCCAAGCATACAATGTGAAAATATCAAAAGAAAGTATTACTAGTAAACTGGGTCATATTCAAAGTGCCGATGCAAAAATTTATAATAGTTTAGATGAGGATTCTAGTATTACGGCCGGCTCAACATATATGAATAAAGTATTTTATATTAAGAAACAAGCAAAGGCAAATGGCCAAAACTACTATTTAATCAGCACAGTAGCTAGCAGTACAAATGGCGTCATTGGATGGGTAAAAGCTGAGGATATGTGGGCGCAAAATCATGTGGCTGTAGATCATGAACAAAAGACTTTCTATTTGAAAGGAACCGGATGGTCATATACAGATGCTTGGGGAGCTTCCCAGAATGTTATTTATAATGATCTAACGCCCTATAGGAATCAGGAGTTTAAGGTTAATCTGACTGAAAAAGTGGGAGAAGCGATTTGGTATCGTGGAATTTTAAACGGAAGATCAATGTGGATTCAAGAATTTAATACTACCCGAATAAACGAAACATATTCAAATTATAATTTAACGGTAGATCGAATGACTGATATCCAAATGGCTGTTACTCCCCAAACAGATAAGAGATACATGTTATGGATTAGGGAAGATGCATTTGAAAGCATCATTGATGGACAAGGTGTTGTTAACAATAATAACTGGAATTTAAGAAGAGGCCCCGGTACCGATTATGCAGTAGGAGAACAGGTAAGAGGCGGCACAAAGTTACCATTATTCTCAAGCACTAAAGGAGTTGACGGGTATATATGGTATCACGTCAGAAACACTACTGGATGGGTCATACCCGATAGACTAGACTTAGCTTATTATTTAAAACCATCTAATTTCACTAGTAATCTAACAAGTAAGCTTCAGTTTTTAAAACTTTCAACTAGTGCATATATTAATGTCAATGAAGTAAATGAGAAAGTACTAAGAGGAAAAGGTATTCTAGAAGGAAAAGCACAGTTATTTGTGGATGGTGGAGAAGTATATGGAGTTAATGAAATCTATTTAATTTCACACGCTCTATTGGAAACGGGAAACGGTACTTCTGCTCTAGCAACGGGAATTCAATACAACGGAAAAACTGTTTATAATATGTATGGAATTGGAGCAAAGGATAGTTGTCCTTTGGAGTGCGGGGCAAAATATGCCTATGATGCTGGTTGGTTTACTCCAGAACTAGCTATAGTTGGTGGAGCAGCATTTGTAGGGAGAAACTATATTAATGTAGGACAAGATACGCTATATAAAATGCGTTGGAATCCATTTTTCGCCGCAAACAATGGGTATGCTTCTCATCAATATGCAACTGATATTGGATGGGCGTCCAAACAAACTTATAGAATGAATGAAATATATAATTTATTAGATTCATATAGCTTATTTTTTGATATACCCGTATACAGGTAGTTTATTGTTGTTTATTTTAGAGGAAAGATAATTTAATCTACCTTACTAGAACCCAACATTTCTATGGCCATATGCGTAAATTTCGCATATGGCATTTATTATAGAAAACTAGTTGGAAAATCTTCCCCTATGTATTTAAGTTGATATCATGTATAATGAAATAATAATATAGTTAATTAAAGTCTGAATAATACTCGATATAAAAATAGAATCACAAACGATACTATTAACGGAGGTTTTATATATGAGAAAGGTAATCACTTATGGAACATTTGATTTACTCCATACAGGACATATAAATATTTTACGTCGTGCAAAAGAACATGGTGACTACTTGATTGTAGCAATCTCATCAGATGAGTTTAATGCCCTTAAAGGTAAGAAGGCATATTATAGTTTTGAACAGCGTAAATTAATACTAGAAGCGATTCGCTATGTCGATGAAGTTATTCCAGAACATACCTGGGAACAAAAAATACACGACGTTAAAAAACATAATGTTGATGTATTTGTAATGGGGGATGACTGGGCAGGGAAATTCGACTTTTTAAAAGATGCATGTGAGGTTATCTATCTACCTAGAACAGTTGGAATATCAACTACAAAAATTAAGAAAGATTTAACCAAAAGTTATACAAGCTAACAAACAATATTCTTATACCAATAATCCCGCATCCTCTCACTTTTCTAAAGTAACGAGGATGCGGGTTATTTTGTTAGAAATATTACTAGGAATTTGTATGGTATTCAATATAGATCATTAACTTCGTTCTTTTTGTCCTTTATATTGGGAAACATAAATAATTCTCTGTTATACTTGTAAAGTATGTATAATGAATGAATTGAGGGAGCTTTAATGTTAACTAAGATAAAACGTCACAAATTGTTTTTGCTGCTCTTTAAAACCATATTCACAGTGGTGGGGCTTTTCCCGAAAAATAAAAGACTGATGGTATTTGAAAGTTTTCATGGTAAACAATACAGCGACAGTCCACGTGCTATTTATGAATATATGCAAAAGCATCATCCTAACTATAAGCTAGTATGGAGTATTGATAAAAACAGTGTAAAGCTTTTCGAATCATTCGACGTCCCTTATGTCCGACGTTTCACGTTAAAATGGTTTTTTACGAAGCCAAGGGCTCAGTTTTGGATTAATAATGTGCGTCTTCCCAAATGGATGCCCAAACCAAGAGGGACGGTGTATCTTCAAACATGGCACGGTACCCCTTTGAAAAAACTAGGGCTTGACATTGAAGAAGTTCATATGCCAGGTACTTCAACCAATATATATCGTAATAATATTATCAATGAATCTAATAGTTGGACATGTCTTGTTTCCCCGAATAGTTATTCAAGCGAAATATTTAAAAGAGCATTCAAGTTCAATGGAGAAATTATCGAAAGTGGATATCCGCGGAACGATATATTATATAATGCCGAACCAAGTCAAGTTCAAGAAATAAAAGAAAAGGTTGGAATATCTGGTAATAAGAAAGTCATTCTCTATGCGCCTACATGGCGGGATGATGATTTTTACAAAGTAGGTCAATATAAATTTACCTTTCAATTTGAATTAGATAAGATGAAGGAACGTTTTGGGGATGAATTCGTACTTCTGACAAGAATGCATTACCTTGTTGCTGAAAGTTTTGATTTCAGGGCTCACGGTGATTTCATTAAGGATGTCTCTTCATATCCTGATATAGCGGAATTGTATTTAGTAAGTGATATACTTATCACAGATTATTCATCAGTTTTTTTCGATTATGCGAATTTGAATCGTCCTGTTATTTTCTATATGTATGACTTAGAAGTTTATCGGGATCGACTCAGAGGTTTTTATTTTGACATTGAAAAAGACGCACCAGGTCCAATTGTTGAAAATGAAGAAGAATTATTTGATGCAATAGAGTATGCTTCAAAAAATGGACACGCTTCACCTGAATCGTTTGAAAAGTTTTGTAACCGTTTCTGTTATCTTGAAGACGGAAAAGCTACAAAACGCGTCGTTGAAACTTTACTAATACGATAAAATGAATTGAAGCATTAATGAAAAAGAAGAAATGATTGAATTTGCTGAACTCAAAAAATTATAGACTAACCAGTTAAATCCTTTTCAAATGAGATGGAGCTTTGAAATAATTAAATAGTTCGCACTGATACAATACGTATTAGTGTGAGCTTTTTATTTTTTGCATTTATTGTCGAAAGTTTTAAACCACCAAAAAAAGGACAACCTTATCAAAATATAGAATTAGATTTTTAGAGCTATTTTAAAGTTGACAAGGTAAATGGGGAATTGAGTAATATGAATTCTCACAGGTTATTTAAGAACATATGAAATACAACGAATAGGGGAGTACCGTGATAAATAAACTAAAACTATACTTAGTATTAATTCTGAAGACTCTGTCCAAGATCGTCTATTTAGATATTAGTTTCGTAATACCTATAAAGAAAAACCGGGTGGTGTTTGTTACACCCCGACACACTGAGCTCAAGGACAATCTCTACTATTTATATGAAGAGATGAAAAAGAGCAAGCCTAAGTTAGAGTATGTGATCATAACACGGAAAATTAATGAGGAAGGTACAAAATGGCGGAGATTCTTAGTGAAAATGTTCACGGATTATTATTATCTAGCAACAGCTCGCTACTTCATCCTTGATGATTATTATCTCCCGCTCTATTTCGTACGCGTGCGAAGAGGAACTGAGGTTATCCAACTCTGGCACGCATCAGGTCCGTTAAAACGCGTCGGACTGAGTTTGAGGGGGTATCCGGATGGCCCAAATGATAATTATCTTAAAGTAGTTCCGATTCATAGCAATTATGACAAGTTGATAGTGAACTCAGACGTCGAAATCGACTTTTACTCGGAAGCTTTTGGTATGGAGAAGACAAAAATATTGCCGCTGGGTTCACCAAGAACGGACATCCTTTTCATGAATGTACATGATACGACACGAAAAGAAAACTTCCTCATGAATCATCCACAGTATGAAAATAAAGAACTTGTTCTATGTGCACCAACGTTTAGGGGGAGAAGCACGAGTTCCAATCCTTACGTTCCCCATTTAGATTTAGAAAAATTAACACCGCAACTGTTAGAGGAAAATAAAGTATTGATCTTCAATTTACACCCTTACATGAATGAAAACGAAGAGTACATGAAGAATACAGATGAAAATGCAGTATTTTGGAATCGCAATGAATACACAATCGAAGAACTTCTTATGATATCTGATGCGTTAATTTCGGATTATTCATCCGTTATCTATGACTTTGCAATCCTAGAGAAACCAATTGCGTTGTATTGCTATGATTACGAGAAATACAACAAACAAAGAGGTTTTTATGTCGATATTAAGCAATTGCTGCCTGCCACTTACTTTGAAGAAGAGCGTAATTTAGTCAATTGGATTGTTTCGGACGCCAAAAATATAACTGAAGTAAAGCAGCTAAAAGAGAAAAACTTCAAATACCAAAATGGCCAAGCATCAAAAAGAATTATTGAGTCAATTTTTGATTAAAATTGACCTGTTAATTTTCGAATAAATTTACCAGTTAGTTTTTCGGGAAAACTAACCCATCCATCTTCCGGTAAATGAAATGGGGGAAATTATTATTGTTTAATCCAGATTATTATCTTGCCACTTCTCAATATCCATTAAAATTAGTATCTATCAAATGGGAACGAATTCAACTCAATTTGACGTTATCAATGGAAAATGAACCTTCAAACACCTTTGATTTCTACTTATTTCACCCACAAACCGAAAGAACGGTTTATTTTCGACAAGTCGAGTATATAGATGAGTTCATTCAATTGCGCATTAATCTTTCGATTGCTTGGGAAGATCAAACACCTATACCTTCTGGAAGGTGGATTGTTGTTGCGAAAGACCGTCTAACAGAGAACGTTTCTGTTGCGACAACTGCGGTTTCACTTATCGATTTTGTCACGACAGACCGAGATAATAATATGGATCATTATCGAAGGTTGTTTAATCAGCATTCTGATAACTATTACAGCGTTCGTCCAATGGCTAATGACGGAAATAAGCTGTTCTATTTGGGGATTTTTAATAAAGTTGAACATACTAAAACAAAACGTGAAATTTCTCGGGAAATATATCGAAAAAAACGGAATGAAAGAAGTTTAAGGGTTAGGCGTAAGATATTCGACCTAATTTATAAATTATCTGGTCGACTTTTTGGAATAAAAGATAATCAAATCCTTTTCACATCCGACTCGCGGGCAGTTATTGGAGGGAATCTGAAGTTCGTTTACGATAAAATCATTAAACGGAAATTAGATGATAAGTTCGAACTGAAGGTGCTGTTTAAAGAAAACATAACAAGCCGACGTAAATTTCTAGACAAGTTCAAGCTGCCTTATTACCTTGCTACATCGAAAACAATCCTATTAGATGACTTTCATCCGATGCTCTACAATGTTGAATTTGATAAATCCCAAAACATCATCCAATTATGGCATGCATCTGGACCATTTAAAACAGTTGGTTATTCGCGAGTGGGTAAATCTGGGGGGCCAACGATCAATGCCCACTCGCATAAAATTTATACAAGCGCAATCGTCGCGTCGGAACATTCGATTCCATTTTATGCGGAAGCTTTTGGTATGCAGGAAACTGATGTCTACCCGACTGGGATTCCGAGAATCGATCCTTTCTTCGACGAGGCATATAAAGAGAAGATTAGAAATAAAATGTACAAGGCGTTTCCGAAAGCGAAGAACGCTAACGTAATTTTGTTCGCACCAACCTTTCGGGGAAGTGGACCCAAAACCGCCTATTATCCGATGGTCCAAATCCATCTTGAAAGTCTCGCGGACTATGCGCGGAAAAACAACTCAGTCATTATCTTCAAGCTGCACCCTTTTGTTCGGGACAAAATTGTAATTCCTGAAAAATATGAGGATGTGTTTATCGATGCTTTTAATTACCGGGAAATAAATGATATTTTACTAATTTCGGATGTTCTCATTACAGATTATTCATCGGTTGTTTTCGAGTATTCATTGTTAAATAAACCGATGATTTTCTACGCATTTGATTTTCATCACTATATTTCAAGTCGTGATTTTTATGAAGGTTTTCAAGACTTTGTCCCGGGAAAAATCGTGATGAACTTCAGTGAGCTCATGAAAGCATTGGAAGAACAAGATTACGAGATGGATAAGGTGCAACGATTCCGAGACAAGTATTTCAAATATCATGATTCAAATTCGACTGACCGTGTCATTGATTGGTTAATTTTAGACAAGTTTCCGGAAGATATACCGAGGGGACCTAGACAAAAGCTTTTATAGGGAAAATGAGAAGGGGTGGACATGTATGATTTCATTAGTTCTGTTATCCAGTGGATCAGGTTCTAGAATGGAAAATAGTGTTCCGAAACAATATTTAAGCTTAGGCGGTAAACCGATTATCATTCACACCTTAGAGCGATTAGCCAAAGTGAAGGAAATTAATGAGGTGGTGATTTGTTGCACAGAAAAATATATGGAACACATCGCGCAACTTATCGAAAACCATTGCCCGCAGTTGAATTATAAATTAGTCAAAGGGGGCAAAACGCGACAAGAATCGACTTGGAACGGCATACAAGTTTGCGAGAATGAAAGTGTCATGATTCACGAAGCTGCAAGGCCATTTGTGAAGATTAAGGAATTTGAGCGACTAGCTGTTGAAGAAAGTGAAAATGCGATTTACGGTATTGAAATTCCATTTACTGTATTAAAGGGTAACGGACAAATCGATGAAACATTAGATCGCGAGCAACTCGTGAATGTTCAATTGCCGCAAAAATTTAATCGGGATAAATTGATAGATGCATTTGAACAAGCCCATGCCCAGAACAAGAAGTTCACAGAAGATGCAAGTCTCTTTTTCGAATACAATACAAATGATGCCGTAAAGATACTAGAAGGCACGGTTCACAATATGAAAATAACGTACCCGATGGACCTAGTCATTGGCGAAACCATTTACCGCGAATATGTATTGGGGAGTGAGACGAATTGACAACGGCTATCGTTACAGGGGCAAGTCGAGGAATTGGTCGAGCCGCGGCAATTGAAATGAGTAACAATCCTGAAGTGAATAATATTGTATTAATCGCTCGAGATGAAGTTAAACTTTCAGAAACGATAAAATTGTTAAATCCACGGGTACGTGTGCGTGCGATTGTCTATGATTTTTCATCGCAGGCAGGGATTCCAAGAATGGTGAAAGAAATATACGATGAATTCGGTTCAATCGATTGGTTATTAAATATCGCAGGGTATACGGATCCCAAATCACTCCTAGATACTACACTTGCTAGCATGGAAAGGACTTATAGAATAAACGTCTTTTCATTAGTTGAAATGACGAAAGAGTGCGTAAAGTATATGAAGCAAAACGAACAGTCGAAAATCTTGAATGTCGCATCGACCGCGGGCATGACACCGCGACCTGGGTGGCTTTCCTATGCTTCTTCCAAATCTGCCGTCATCAGCATTTCAGAAACACTCGCTCAGGAGCTATCGGAGTACAATATCCTTGTGTATTGCATATCGCCTGGAAGAGCCGCAACGGATTTACGAAAAAAATTAGCACCCGAGGAAGATCCAACAACAATCATGCAACCTGCGCATGTCGCAAAAGTAATCGGCAACCTAATGCGAATGACCGAACACTGTCTAGATGGACAAAATATGGTTGTACGGAAACAAGTGAAATAAAAAAAGCGTCCAATACACTACACCGTATTGGGCGCTTCTATTTTATTTTGAAAATCTCTCTTTAACCACATGCATCAAAAATATTGGAATTTTCATCATCCGCCCGGCTCGCGTAGGCTGCGTGAGCAGTCGATACAGCCACTCCAAATTATTACTAGTCCAGAACTTAGGCGCACGCTTAACATTCCCAGAAAGCACGTCCAAGCTTCCCCCGACGCCGACCAATACCGACGTTGGGAATAAATCCTTATACTTCGCAATCCACCGTTCCTGAAGCGGGGCACCCATCGCAACGAAAACGAAATCGGGTTTAGTTTCAGCAATTTCACTCGCAACCAACGGCCCTTTATTCGTATAACCATCCATATAGCCCGCCACTTTCAAACCGCGATATTCAGCCTTAGCATTTTTCGCAGCTTGTTCGGCAACACCAGGTTTCGCTCCGAAAAAGTAAACAGTTTTACCATGTCTATTCGCATATGCTAAAAAGTCATGCATCAACTCATAACCAGGCAACTTCTCGCGCAGGGGGGCTCTCAGTATTTTCGACGCAATCAAAACACCAATACCATCCGCGACAATATAATCTGCAGAAGTAACCGCTTCTTTATAGGAGGTTGAATCTTTGGTCATCATAATAATTTCCGGATTTGCCGTAACGAAAAACAAATTCCCATCAGGCATTTGAAAATGGTCATCGATTTCTTGTAGCAATTCTACTTTATTTATATTTGCAATTGGAACATCCAATATCTTTATTTCATCCATCGTGAAGATCTCCTTTTAAAGGGAAGTAATAAGTCCCTTATAGTTATAACATACATAGGCTCGTCAAATCGAGCAAATCTAGATAAAATATGAAAGAGAGGAAGTGGTATGAAACTATTATTTAGGATACTTGATACCTATTTGATAATCGTAATCATAACTACATTGGATAGAACCCTTAATCAAAGCATTATAGCAAAGGGCGCGTCCAATGACTATACAGATTAACAGTTCCTAATTGTTTAACCAGGAGTGGGTTAATGCAAGGCGGTTAGCCTTCGTAACAACTTTCTACCAACCGGGTTTGACATTCCAGTAATCACCAAGGTGTTGGGGAATTATGATTTTTGTTGAAGAAAAAATAGAAGTGACACAAAACTCTACAGTTTTAGGTGGATGACAAAAAAACGTACCCAAAATGATATGCGGGTACGCTTACGTATTTTTGAATCAAACCAATCTAATCTGCATTTTCATCTTCAACTCCAGTCGAATTATCCGGTTCTTCATCAGCGGTTGTCGAAAGCACATTCATTTGTTCAAGCGCTTGTTCATAAATCGCATTCAAAGTAGCGGCAATCTTGGCTTGTTCATCACTATTATCAATGCTCATATTCCTAAGTAGGTCATCCGCATAACTACGTAGTCGATCAACCCGAAGCGCAATTTCATCCTGCGTAAATTGAGCGAGCTCGTCCTCAGCAAGCTGAATTTCCGTCTGTAACCCTTTTTTTAATTCCGCCATAAGTAACTCTTTTTCATTTGTAATAGCCTTATCTATTTGATTAATCGATTCCGTCTTTTTAGCATTGAACCAATTGGTCAACACACTATTAATATCTTGACCCGCGAAAGCTGACTTCACACCACTGCCAATACTAATACTTAAAAATAAGGCTCCGACCACAATCAATATTCTTTTAAGCATCAGCCTAATTTTAAAAATGGTGAGTTTATCCTTCATAGATATTCCTCCAATTAAAAGAATAAGGACCTCTGAATAATAAGGTCCCTATAACTTATTAACAGTCCGTTTAAATCCCGTCTACTAAATTTTGCATTTCATTTATTGCGTCCTCTACCATTCCATTTGCTTTGTTTTCGATAAGAACTTGTTGTTCTTCAACTAGTTCAGTGGTCAAGTCTGAAATAGCAGTGCGGGTATCGGCAATCGATGAATTAATTGACGTTTTAATCTCCTCGAGAGTGGCCCCTGATTTATTAGCAATCTGTACGAGAAGTTCAGCCTTGGCATCATCAATAGCCTTTTGTACTTTTTTTAGTGATTCATCAGCAGTGTAATTAAGTTGATCTTCCATAAAGTTTAATATGCTGGTGCCAAAGGTACCAATTTGAGACGAAATTTGCGAGCTTGAATTTCTTTTTAAATCTCCCGTAGATTTCATGATTTTATTCTCTGCTTCCTCTTTAAGTCGGTTGAATTCGTTGTCCATGTAGTTTTCAATTTCCTCTTGTGTTCCTTCTATTGATTCGACATGTTCAGAGGCTGTACCTTCAATAGTTGATATTGCTTCTGATACCGAGGCCTCTCTTGTATTTCTTATGTTGGCTTT
This genomic window from Sporosarcina sp. Marseille-Q4063 contains:
- a CDS encoding WecB/TagA/CpsF family glycosyltransferase; its protein translation is MDEIKILDVPIANINKVELLQEIDDHFQMPDGNLFFVTANPEIIMMTKDSTSYKEAVTSADYIVADGIGVLIASKILRAPLREKLPGYELMHDFLAYANRHGKTVYFFGAKPGVAEQAAKNAKAEYRGLKVAGYMDGYTNKGPLVASEIAETKPDFVFVAMGAPLQERWIAKYKDLFPTSVLVGVGGSLDVLSGNVKRAPKFWTSNNLEWLYRLLTQPTRAGRMMKIPIFLMHVVKERFSK